One window of the Shimwellia blattae DSM 4481 = NBRC 105725 genome contains the following:
- a CDS encoding nitrate reductase subunit alpha, with translation MSKFLDRFRYFKQKGETFADGHGQTFDTNRDWEDGYRQRWQHDKVVRSTHGVNCTGSCSWKIYVKSGLVTWETQQTDYPRTRPDLPNHEPRGCPRGASYSWYLYSANRLKYPLMRKRLLKLWREAKAQHSDPVDAWASIVNDSAKAKSYKQARGRGGLVRSSWQEVNELIAAANVFTAKTYGPDRIAGFSPIPAMSMVSYASGARYLSLIGGTCLSFYDWYCDLPPASPMTWGEQTDVPESADWYNSSYIIAWGSNVPLTRTPDAHFFTEVRYKGTKTIAITPDYAEISKLCDQWLAPKQGTDSAMALAMGHVMLREFHLDNPSQYFTDYVRRYTDMPMLVMLEAREQGYYAAGRMLRASDLTGALDQDNNPEWKTVAVDDTNGGLIAPQGSIGYRWGEKGKWNLEQRNGANGEETTLRLSLLGSHDDVVNVGFPYFGGDKTEGFPAVTLDEILLHKLPVKRLTLADGSEALVASVYDLTLANYGLDRGLDDSNCASHYDEVKAYSPAWAEKITGVPRQDIIRIAREFAHNADKTHGRSMIIVGAGLNHWYHMDSNYRGLINMLIFCGCVGQSGGGWAHYVGQEKLRPQTGWLPLAFGLDWQRPPRHMNSTSYFYNHSSQWRYESVSAQELLSPLADKRRYSGNLVDFNVRAERMGWLPSAPQLDTNPLTIAAKAKAAGMDPVDYTVQALKSGDIRFAAEAPDSGNNHPRNLFIWRSNLLGSSGKGHEFMLKYLLGTEHGIQGLDLGKQGASKPEEVEWQDQGVEGKLDLVVTLDFRLSSTCLYSDIVLPTATWYEKEDLNTSDMHPFIHPFSAAVDPCWESKSDWEIYKGIAKSFSQVCEGHLGVETDVVTLPIQHDSAAELAQPLDVKDWKKGECDLIPGKTAPHIIPVVRDYPATWERFTSVGPLLEKLGNGGKGIGWQTQSEVELLRKLNHTKQDGPAKGQPLLDTAIDAAEMILTLAPETNGQVAVKAWSALSDVTGREHTHLAINKEDEKIRFRDIQVQPRKIISSPTWSGLEDEHVSYNAGYTNVHELIPWRTLSGRQQIYQDHQWMRDFGESMLVYRPPIDTRSVKAVMGQKSNGNPEKALNFLTPHQKWGIHSTYSDNQLMLTLGRGGPVVWLSEDDARELGVADNDWIEVFNTNGSLTARAVVSQRIPAGMTMMYHAQERIVNLPGSEITGQRGGIHNSVTRITPKPTHMIGGYAHLAYSFNYYGTVGSNRDEFVVVRKMKNINWLDDEGHDQVQESVK, from the coding sequence ATGAGCAAGTTTCTTGACCGGTTTCGCTACTTCAAACAGAAGGGAGAAACCTTTGCCGATGGACACGGACAGACTTTTGATACCAACCGAGACTGGGAAGACGGGTATCGCCAGCGCTGGCAGCATGACAAAGTGGTGCGCTCTACCCATGGGGTAAACTGCACCGGCTCATGCTCGTGGAAGATTTATGTCAAAAGTGGCCTGGTGACCTGGGAAACCCAGCAGACCGACTACCCACGCACCCGCCCGGACCTGCCCAACCATGAGCCGCGTGGCTGCCCGCGTGGCGCCAGCTACTCCTGGTATCTGTACAGCGCCAACCGCCTGAAATACCCGCTGATGCGCAAACGCCTGCTGAAACTGTGGCGCGAAGCCAAAGCGCAGCACAGCGATCCGGTTGATGCCTGGGCCTCTATTGTTAACGACAGCGCAAAAGCAAAAAGTTATAAACAGGCCCGTGGCCGTGGTGGCCTGGTGCGCTCCTCCTGGCAGGAGGTGAACGAACTGATCGCCGCCGCCAACGTCTTCACCGCGAAAACCTATGGCCCTGACCGTATCGCGGGCTTCTCGCCGATCCCGGCCATGTCTATGGTGTCTTATGCCTCCGGCGCCCGCTACCTGTCCCTGATTGGCGGCACCTGCCTGAGCTTCTATGACTGGTACTGCGATTTGCCGCCCGCCTCACCGATGACCTGGGGCGAGCAGACCGACGTGCCGGAATCTGCCGACTGGTATAACTCCAGCTACATTATCGCCTGGGGCTCTAACGTTCCGCTGACCCGTACACCAGACGCTCACTTCTTCACCGAAGTGCGCTACAAGGGTACGAAAACTATCGCCATCACACCGGATTACGCGGAAATCTCCAAGCTCTGTGACCAGTGGCTGGCGCCGAAACAGGGCACTGACAGCGCCATGGCGCTGGCAATGGGCCATGTGATGCTGCGTGAGTTCCATCTTGATAATCCCAGCCAGTATTTTACTGACTATGTGCGCCGCTACACGGACATGCCGATGCTGGTCATGCTTGAAGCGCGTGAGCAGGGCTACTATGCGGCGGGCCGTATGCTGCGCGCCAGCGATTTGACCGGTGCTCTGGATCAGGACAATAACCCGGAATGGAAAACCGTTGCGGTGGATGATACCAACGGCGGGCTGATTGCTCCCCAGGGCTCCATCGGTTACCGCTGGGGCGAGAAGGGGAAATGGAACCTGGAGCAGCGCAACGGGGCGAATGGTGAAGAGACCACGCTGCGCCTGAGCCTGCTGGGTAGCCATGACGATGTGGTGAATGTGGGCTTCCCTTATTTTGGTGGGGATAAAACCGAAGGGTTCCCGGCCGTCACGCTGGATGAGATCCTGCTTCATAAACTGCCGGTTAAACGCCTGACCCTGGCCGATGGCAGCGAAGCGCTGGTGGCCTCGGTGTATGACTTAACCCTGGCTAACTATGGCCTTGATCGTGGCCTGGACGACAGCAACTGCGCCAGCCACTACGATGAGGTGAAAGCCTACAGCCCGGCCTGGGCTGAGAAAATCACCGGTGTACCGCGCCAGGATATTATCCGTATCGCCCGGGAGTTCGCCCACAACGCGGACAAAACCCACGGACGTTCGATGATTATCGTCGGGGCCGGTCTTAACCACTGGTATCACATGGACTCCAACTACCGCGGGCTTATCAACATGCTGATCTTCTGCGGTTGTGTGGGCCAGAGCGGTGGCGGCTGGGCCCACTATGTGGGCCAGGAAAAACTGCGCCCCCAGACCGGCTGGTTACCGCTGGCGTTCGGGCTGGACTGGCAGCGCCCGCCGCGCCATATGAACAGCACTTCCTATTTTTATAACCACTCCAGCCAGTGGCGTTATGAAAGCGTCAGCGCCCAGGAGCTGCTCTCACCGCTGGCGGATAAACGCCGCTACAGTGGCAACCTGGTGGACTTTAACGTGCGTGCTGAGCGCATGGGCTGGCTGCCTTCCGCACCGCAGCTGGACACCAACCCGCTGACCATTGCCGCAAAAGCCAAAGCGGCCGGTATGGATCCGGTAGACTACACGGTTCAGGCACTGAAAAGTGGCGATATCCGCTTTGCTGCCGAAGCACCGGACAGCGGCAACAACCACCCGCGTAACCTGTTTATCTGGCGTTCTAACCTGCTGGGCTCCTCCGGTAAGGGCCATGAGTTTATGCTCAAATACCTGCTGGGGACTGAGCACGGGATCCAGGGGCTGGATCTGGGCAAACAGGGGGCCAGTAAGCCGGAAGAGGTGGAGTGGCAGGATCAGGGGGTTGAAGGGAAGCTGGATCTGGTGGTCACCCTGGACTTCCGTCTTTCCAGTACCTGTCTGTACTCCGATATTGTGCTGCCTACCGCTACCTGGTACGAAAAAGAAGATCTCAACACCTCGGATATGCACCCGTTTATCCACCCGTTCAGCGCCGCGGTTGATCCCTGCTGGGAGTCAAAAAGCGACTGGGAGATCTACAAAGGCATCGCGAAGTCCTTCTCGCAGGTGTGTGAGGGCCACCTGGGGGTGGAAACCGACGTGGTCACCCTGCCTATCCAGCACGACTCGGCCGCCGAACTGGCCCAGCCGCTGGATGTGAAAGACTGGAAGAAGGGCGAATGTGACCTGATCCCCGGCAAAACCGCGCCGCATATTATTCCGGTGGTCCGCGATTATCCGGCCACCTGGGAGCGCTTTACCTCTGTCGGGCCGCTGCTGGAAAAACTCGGTAATGGCGGTAAAGGGATCGGCTGGCAGACCCAGAGCGAAGTGGAGCTGCTGCGTAAACTGAACCACACCAAACAGGATGGCCCGGCCAAAGGCCAGCCGCTGCTGGATACCGCCATTGACGCGGCGGAAATGATCTTAACGCTTGCCCCGGAAACCAACGGCCAGGTCGCCGTGAAAGCCTGGTCGGCGCTGAGTGATGTGACCGGGCGTGAACACACCCATCTGGCGATTAACAAAGAAGACGAGAAGATCCGTTTTCGGGATATCCAGGTGCAGCCGCGCAAAATCATCTCCAGCCCCACATGGTCTGGCCTGGAAGATGAGCATGTCTCTTATAACGCCGGTTATACCAACGTGCATGAGCTGATCCCGTGGCGCACCCTGTCCGGCCGCCAGCAGATCTATCAGGATCACCAGTGGATGCGTGATTTTGGTGAGAGCATGCTGGTCTACCGTCCGCCTATCGACACCCGCTCTGTGAAGGCGGTCATGGGGCAGAAATCCAACGGTAACCCGGAAAAAGCGCTGAACTTCCTGACACCGCACCAGAAGTGGGGCATTCACTCCACCTACAGTGACAACCAGCTGATGCTGACCCTGGGTCGCGGCGGCCCGGTCGTCTGGCTGAGTGAGGACGATGCCCGGGAGCTGGGGGTTGCCGACAACGACTGGATCGAGGTGTTTAACACCAACGGCTCCCTGACAGCCCGTGCCGTGGTCAGCCAGCGCATTCCTGCGGGCATGACCATGATGTACCACGCCCAGGAGCGCATTGTTAACCTGCCGGGCTCTGAAATTACCGGCCAGCGTGGCGGGATCCATAACTCGGTGACCCGTATTACGCCCAAGCCCACCCATATGATCGGCGGCTATGCCCATCTGGCATACAGCTTCAACTACTACGGTACTGTGGGCTCCAACCGTGATGAGTTTGTTGTGGTTCGTAAGATGAAAAATATCAACTGGTTAGATGATGAAGGTCATGATCAGGTACAGGAGAGCGTAAAATGA
- the narX gene encoding nitrate/nitrite two-component system sensor histidine kinase NarX: MLKRLLSPLSLVNQLVLIVLLLAVLGVAALGTASWLGNGIQGSAHAINKAGSLRMQSYRLLAAVPLTPASNALLDEMSNTVNSDELARAASNDHQRAKLQSLKICWEQELAPALKAAHNQREVEVQVAHYVARIDELVTAFDQQTEQRMQHVVMLQLVMALLVVVLFLFTIVWLHKRLLQPWRQLMTIATAVGHRDFTRRAQISGRNEMATLGAALNSMSSELAESYASLEARVAEKTARLEHKNRVLSFLYWANRQLHSQADFCQRVTPVLNELQKFTPLRNLEMRVYEHEDEEHYQEFSLQPGKDCYDRGCQLCPRSVPTVLPNATPCKWRLTDSQNQYGLVLAQLPEGNVLNQDQQLLVETLMEQLTSTLALERHSERQQQLMVMEERSAIARELHDSIAQSLSCMKMQVSCLQMQGGDMPEASRELLGQIRNELNSSWRQLRELLTTFRLQLSEPGLRPALEACCEEFSEKLGFAVTLDYQLPSRLVPSNQAIHLVQIVREALNNTLKHAGASAVNISAVMEGKQVKLSVTDNGCGIPENGERRNHYGLIIMRDRAHTLKGNCQIQPRPQGGTEVCVTFTPDGQSS; this comes from the coding sequence ATGTTGAAGCGTCTTCTCTCACCGCTGAGCCTGGTTAACCAGCTGGTGCTGATTGTCCTGCTCCTGGCTGTGCTGGGTGTTGCGGCACTGGGAACGGCCAGCTGGCTGGGAAACGGCATCCAGGGAAGTGCCCACGCCATCAACAAAGCCGGCTCCCTGCGAATGCAGAGCTACCGCCTGCTGGCGGCCGTTCCCCTGACCCCGGCCAGTAATGCTCTGCTTGATGAAATGAGCAACACCGTCAACAGCGACGAGCTGGCCAGGGCCGCCAGTAACGATCACCAGCGGGCGAAGCTCCAGTCGCTGAAGATCTGCTGGGAGCAGGAGCTGGCACCGGCACTCAAGGCGGCGCACAACCAGCGCGAGGTTGAGGTTCAGGTGGCCCATTATGTGGCGCGCATTGATGAGCTGGTCACCGCCTTTGATCAGCAGACCGAACAGCGGATGCAGCATGTGGTTATGTTGCAACTGGTGATGGCGCTGCTGGTGGTGGTGCTTTTTCTGTTTACCATTGTCTGGCTGCATAAGCGCCTGCTGCAACCCTGGCGCCAGCTGATGACTATCGCCACCGCCGTGGGGCACCGGGATTTTACCCGGCGGGCGCAGATAAGCGGGCGCAATGAGATGGCCACCCTCGGGGCGGCCCTGAACAGCATGTCCAGCGAGCTGGCAGAGAGCTACGCCAGCCTCGAAGCCCGGGTCGCGGAAAAGACCGCCCGTCTGGAGCATAAAAACCGGGTGCTCTCCTTCCTGTACTGGGCAAACCGCCAGCTACACTCCCAGGCGGATTTTTGCCAGCGGGTCACCCCGGTGCTCAATGAGCTGCAAAAATTTACCCCGCTGCGCAACCTTGAAATGCGGGTCTACGAACATGAAGACGAAGAGCACTATCAGGAGTTCTCTTTGCAGCCCGGCAAAGACTGCTACGATCGCGGCTGCCAGCTCTGCCCGCGCAGCGTGCCAACAGTGTTGCCTAATGCCACCCCCTGTAAATGGCGCCTGACGGATAGCCAGAATCAGTACGGGCTGGTCCTGGCGCAGCTCCCGGAGGGGAATGTGCTCAACCAGGATCAGCAACTGCTGGTTGAAACCCTGATGGAGCAGCTCACCTCAACCCTCGCCCTGGAGCGCCACTCCGAGCGCCAGCAGCAGCTGATGGTGATGGAGGAGCGCTCCGCCATTGCCCGCGAGCTGCATGACTCGATAGCCCAGTCCCTCTCCTGTATGAAGATGCAGGTCAGTTGCCTGCAAATGCAGGGGGGAGACATGCCGGAGGCCAGCCGCGAGCTGCTGGGGCAGATCCGTAACGAGCTCAACAGCTCATGGCGCCAGCTTCGCGAGTTGCTGACCACTTTCCGCCTGCAGCTCAGCGAGCCCGGGTTACGCCCGGCCCTGGAAGCCTGCTGTGAAGAGTTCAGCGAAAAACTCGGCTTTGCGGTTACCCTGGATTATCAGCTGCCCTCGCGGCTGGTGCCCTCTAATCAGGCAATCCATCTGGTACAAATTGTGCGTGAAGCTCTGAATAACACCCTGAAACATGCCGGGGCCAGCGCGGTTAACATCAGCGCCGTGATGGAGGGCAAGCAGGTGAAACTGAGCGTGACCGATAACGGCTGCGGAATCCCGGAAAACGGTGAGCGCCGCAACCATTATGGATTAATTATTATGCGTGACCGGGCACATACCCTGAAGGGAAATTGCCAGATACAGCCACGCCCGCAAGGGGGCACCGAAGTGTGTGTGACCTTCACCCCCGACGGCCAATCTTCCTAA
- the narH gene encoding nitrate reductase subunit beta: MKIRSQVGMVLNLDKCIGCHTCSVTCKNVWTSREGVEYAWFNNVETRPGIGYPDNWENQEKWKGGWIRKINGKLQPRMGGRAMLLGKIFANPHLPGIDDYYEPFTFDYQRLHNAPEGTKAQPIARPRSLITGQRMDKIEAGPNWEDDLGGEFSKRSADLNFANLQKAMYGQFENTFMMYLPRLCEHCLNPACAATCPSGAIYKREEDGIVLIDQDKCRGWRMCVTGCPYKKIYFNWKSGKSEKCIFCYPRIEAGMPTICSETCVGRIRYLGVLLYDADAIEQAASTENEKDLYQRQLEVFLDPNDPEVIRQAREQGISDKVLEAARQSPVYKMAMEWKLALPLHPEYRTLPMVWYVPPLSPIQSAADSGELPHNGILPDVESLRIPVEYLANLLTAGDTAPVLLALKRMLAMRHFKRAETVDGVEDTRALEQVGLTAAQAQEMYRYLAIANYEDRFVVPTSHREEARDAFPERNGCGFSFGDGCHGSDTKFNLFNSRRIDAIDVSAKTESRE; the protein is encoded by the coding sequence ATGAAAATCCGTTCACAAGTTGGCATGGTGCTGAACCTGGATAAATGCATTGGCTGCCATACCTGTTCCGTTACTTGCAAAAATGTCTGGACCAGCCGTGAAGGCGTGGAATACGCCTGGTTTAATAACGTTGAAACCCGCCCGGGGATTGGTTACCCGGATAACTGGGAAAACCAGGAAAAATGGAAGGGCGGCTGGATCCGCAAAATCAACGGTAAATTACAGCCGCGCATGGGTGGCCGCGCCATGCTGCTGGGCAAAATTTTTGCTAACCCGCATCTGCCGGGGATAGACGACTATTACGAGCCCTTCACCTTTGACTACCAGCGCCTGCACAACGCGCCGGAAGGCACCAAAGCCCAGCCGATTGCCCGCCCGCGCTCGCTGATCACCGGCCAGCGGATGGACAAAATCGAAGCGGGCCCGAACTGGGAAGATGACCTGGGGGGCGAGTTCAGTAAACGCAGTGCCGATCTGAACTTTGCCAACCTGCAAAAGGCCATGTATGGCCAGTTTGAAAACACCTTTATGATGTATCTGCCGCGCCTGTGCGAGCACTGCCTGAACCCGGCCTGTGCGGCAACCTGCCCGAGCGGCGCCATCTATAAGCGTGAAGAAGACGGCATTGTGCTGATCGACCAGGACAAATGCCGCGGCTGGCGTATGTGTGTCACCGGCTGCCCTTACAAAAAAATCTACTTCAACTGGAAGAGCGGCAAATCTGAGAAATGTATTTTCTGCTATCCGCGTATTGAAGCCGGTATGCCGACCATCTGCTCTGAAACCTGCGTTGGCCGTATCCGCTATCTGGGGGTGCTGCTCTATGACGCGGACGCGATTGAGCAGGCCGCCAGCACCGAAAACGAAAAAGATCTCTATCAGCGCCAGCTGGAGGTGTTCCTCGATCCGAACGATCCCGAGGTGATTCGCCAGGCGCGCGAGCAGGGCATTTCCGACAAAGTGCTGGAAGCTGCCCGCCAGTCTCCGGTGTACAAAATGGCCATGGAGTGGAAGCTCGCTCTGCCGCTGCACCCGGAATACCGCACCCTGCCGATGGTCTGGTACGTGCCGCCTCTGTCGCCTATCCAGTCCGCCGCAGACAGCGGTGAGCTGCCCCATAACGGTATCCTGCCGGATGTGGAAAGCCTGCGTATTCCGGTGGAGTATCTGGCGAATCTGCTGACTGCCGGTGATACCGCCCCGGTTCTGCTGGCCCTGAAGCGGATGCTGGCCATGCGCCACTTTAAGCGCGCGGAAACCGTGGACGGTGTGGAAGATACCCGGGCGCTGGAGCAGGTGGGCCTGACGGCCGCCCAGGCGCAGGAGATGTACCGTTACCTGGCTATCGCGAACTACGAAGACCGCTTTGTGGTGCCGACCAGCCACCGGGAAGAGGCCCGGGACGCCTTCCCGGAACGCAATGGCTGCGGCTTCAGCTTTGGGGATGGCTGCCACGGTAGCGACACGAAGTTCAATCTGTTTAACAGCCGCCGTATTGATGCCATTGATGTCAGTGCTAAAACGGAGTCGCGCGAATGA
- the narL gene encoding two-component system response regulator NarL — translation MNNQEAATILLIDDHPMLRTGVKQLISMAPGLCVVGEAGNGQLGVELAESLDPDLILLDLNMPGMNGLETLDHLREKPLSGRVVVFSVSNHEEDVVSALKRGADGYLLKDMEPEELLKALQQAAAGEMVLSETLTPVLAASLRANRATSEREISLLTPREKDILRLIAQGLPNKMIARRLDITESTVKVHVKHLLKKMKLKSRVEAAVWVHQERIF, via the coding sequence ATGAATAACCAGGAAGCAGCCACGATTCTGCTGATTGATGATCATCCTATGCTGCGCACCGGCGTAAAACAGCTGATCAGTATGGCCCCGGGGCTGTGCGTTGTCGGTGAGGCCGGTAATGGTCAGCTGGGGGTCGAACTGGCGGAAAGCCTCGACCCGGACCTGATATTACTCGATCTCAATATGCCCGGAATGAATGGTCTGGAAACCCTTGATCACCTGCGGGAAAAGCCCCTGTCCGGGCGGGTTGTGGTGTTCAGCGTCTCTAACCACGAAGAGGATGTGGTCTCCGCCCTTAAGCGCGGTGCCGATGGCTACCTGCTCAAGGATATGGAGCCGGAAGAGTTGCTCAAAGCCCTGCAACAGGCGGCAGCGGGCGAGATGGTGCTCAGCGAAACCCTCACACCAGTGCTGGCCGCCAGCCTGCGCGCCAACCGGGCCACCTCAGAGCGGGAAATCAGCCTGCTGACCCCCCGGGAGAAAGACATTCTGCGGCTGATTGCCCAGGGGCTGCCCAATAAGATGATTGCCCGGCGGCTCGACATCACCGAAAGCACCGTAAAAGTGCACGTCAAACACCTGCTGAAGAAAATGAAACTCAAATCACGGGTTGAAGCTGCCGTCTGGGTTCACCAGGAGCGGATCTTTTAA
- the narI gene encoding respiratory nitrate reductase subunit gamma, which produces MQFLNLFFFDLYPYLAGAVFLIGSWIRYDYGQYSWRAASSQMLDRRGMNMASNLFHFGILGVFAGHFLGMLTPHWVYESFLPLPVKQMMAMVGGGLAGLMTLVGGLMLLKRRLFNPRIRATTTRADILILALLVIQCLLGLGTIPFSAQHMDGSEMMKLVNWAQAVVTFHAGAAEYLDGVALIYRVHLVLGMTLFLLFPFTRLVHIWSVPVEYLTRKYQVVRARR; this is translated from the coding sequence ATGCAGTTCCTGAATTTATTTTTCTTTGATCTTTATCCTTATCTGGCCGGTGCCGTGTTCCTGATTGGCAGCTGGATCCGTTATGACTATGGCCAGTACAGCTGGCGGGCGGCCTCCAGCCAGATGCTGGACCGGCGCGGGATGAATATGGCCTCAAACCTGTTTCACTTCGGGATCCTCGGGGTCTTTGCCGGGCACTTTCTCGGTATGCTGACTCCCCACTGGGTGTATGAGTCCTTCCTGCCGCTGCCGGTTAAACAGATGATGGCGATGGTAGGGGGCGGTCTGGCCGGGTTGATGACCCTGGTCGGCGGGCTGATGCTGTTAAAACGCCGTCTGTTTAACCCGCGTATCCGCGCCACAACCACCCGCGCCGATATCCTGATCCTGGCGCTGCTGGTGATTCAGTGTCTGCTGGGGCTTGGCACTATCCCGTTCTCCGCACAGCATATGGACGGCAGCGAAATGATGAAACTGGTGAACTGGGCGCAGGCGGTAGTGACGTTCCATGCCGGTGCCGCTGAGTATCTGGACGGTGTGGCCCTGATCTACCGGGTACACCTGGTGCTGGGGATGACCCTGTTCCTGCTGTTCCCGTTTACCCGCCTGGTGCATATCTGGAGCGTGCCGGTGGAATATTTAACCCGGAAATATCAGGTGGTTCGCGCACGTCGCTAA
- the narJ gene encoding nitrate reductase molybdenum cofactor assembly chaperone translates to MKELIVISRLLEYPAEDLAQNREEITQAIAQSSRLSRADAQQLGQFVTTLLSRDLLDVQAEYSELFDRGRATSLLLFEHVHGESRDRGQAMVDLLGQYRNAGLELDTLELPDHLPVYLEYLAQLPEAAAREGLQDIAPILALLSARLQQRESHYGVLLDILLHMADSALDSSAVQQKIADEARDDTPAALDAVWEEEQVKFFAEQGCGDSPVSAHQRRFAGAVAPQYLDLTDGGQR, encoded by the coding sequence ATGAAAGAGCTGATTGTTATCTCCCGTCTGCTGGAGTACCCGGCAGAGGACCTGGCGCAAAACCGCGAGGAAATCACTCAGGCCATTGCGCAGTCGTCGCGGCTGAGCCGTGCTGATGCACAGCAGTTAGGGCAATTTGTTACCACGCTGCTCTCCCGGGATCTGCTTGACGTTCAGGCGGAATACAGCGAGCTGTTTGATCGCGGCCGGGCCACGTCGCTGCTGCTGTTTGAGCATGTGCACGGTGAATCCCGGGATCGGGGCCAGGCGATGGTTGACCTGCTCGGGCAGTACCGTAACGCGGGCCTGGAGCTGGACACCCTGGAGCTGCCGGACCATTTGCCGGTGTATCTGGAGTATCTGGCCCAGTTGCCGGAGGCGGCTGCCCGGGAAGGGTTGCAGGATATCGCGCCGATCCTTGCCTTGCTCAGCGCCCGTTTGCAGCAGCGTGAAAGCCACTACGGGGTGCTGCTGGATATTCTGCTGCATATGGCAGACAGCGCGCTGGACAGCAGCGCGGTTCAGCAAAAAATTGCCGACGAGGCCCGTGATGATACCCCCGCCGCCCTCGACGCGGTGTGGGAGGAAGAGCAGGTTAAGTTTTTCGCCGAGCAGGGGTGCGGCGACTCCCCGGTCAGCGCCCACCAGCGGCGCTTTGCGGGGGCGGTGGCACCACAGTATTTGGATCTGACTGACGGAGGACAGCGCTGA
- a CDS encoding NarK family nitrate/nitrite MFS transporter has protein sequence MSQSSVAEPASGKVITDWRPEDPDFWLTKGHRIASRNLWISVPCLLLAFCVWLLFSTVSVSLNKVGFQFTTDQLFMLTALPSVSGALLRVPYSFMVPLMGGRRWTALSTGILVIPCIWLGLAIRDTSTSYNTFIVIALLCGFAGANFASSMANISFFFPKAKQGGALGINGGLGNMGVSVMQLVAPFAISMGMFAFLGTGEGTVQPDGSHLFLENAAWVWVPPLVIFTLAAWFGMNDIAASKASISEQLPVLKRGHLWILSLLYLATFGSFIGFSAGFAMLSRTQFPQVNIQYFAFFGPFIGALARSAGGAISDRLGGVRVTLVNFILMAAFSALLFMTLPSAGVEGNFIAFFGVFMLLFLTSGLGSGSTFQMISVIFRKLTIDRIKAQGGSDALAQREAATETAAALGFISAIGAIGGFFIPKAFGTSLEMTGSPAGAMKIFLIFYIACVAITWLVYGRKAHK, from the coding sequence ATGAGTCAGTCCTCTGTTGCAGAACCGGCCTCTGGTAAAGTCATTACCGACTGGCGGCCGGAAGATCCTGATTTTTGGCTAACCAAAGGCCACCGTATTGCCAGCCGGAACCTGTGGATTTCCGTACCCTGCCTGTTACTGGCATTCTGTGTCTGGTTATTATTCAGCACCGTGTCGGTCAGCCTGAACAAAGTGGGATTTCAGTTTACAACCGATCAGCTGTTTATGCTGACCGCGCTGCCGTCGGTTTCCGGCGCGCTGCTGCGGGTGCCTTACTCTTTTATGGTGCCGCTGATGGGCGGTCGCCGCTGGACGGCCCTGAGCACCGGGATCCTGGTTATCCCCTGTATCTGGTTAGGGCTGGCTATCCGCGACACCTCAACCTCCTATAACACGTTTATTGTTATTGCGCTGCTGTGCGGCTTTGCCGGGGCGAACTTTGCTTCCAGCATGGCGAATATCAGCTTCTTCTTCCCTAAAGCCAAACAGGGCGGGGCACTGGGAATTAACGGTGGCCTGGGGAATATGGGGGTCAGCGTAATGCAGCTGGTTGCCCCGTTTGCCATCTCTATGGGGATGTTTGCGTTTTTAGGCACCGGGGAAGGCACCGTGCAGCCGGACGGCTCCCATCTATTCCTCGAAAACGCAGCCTGGGTCTGGGTGCCGCCGCTGGTGATTTTCACCCTGGCCGCCTGGTTTGGTATGAACGATATTGCCGCCTCTAAGGCTTCCATTAGCGAGCAGCTGCCGGTGCTTAAGCGCGGGCATTTGTGGATCCTCAGCCTGCTGTATCTGGCAACATTCGGCTCTTTTATCGGTTTCTCTGCCGGGTTTGCCATGCTCTCCAGAACCCAGTTCCCGCAGGTGAATATTCAGTATTTTGCTTTCTTCGGGCCGTTTATCGGTGCGTTGGCCCGTTCTGCGGGTGGGGCGATTTCTGACCGTCTTGGCGGCGTGCGCGTAACCCTGGTGAACTTTATCCTGATGGCGGCCTTCAGCGCGCTGTTATTTATGACGCTGCCTTCTGCCGGGGTTGAGGGTAACTTTATCGCCTTCTTTGGTGTCTTTATGCTGCTGTTCCTGACCTCTGGCCTGGGGAGCGGCTCCACCTTCCAGATGATTTCGGTCATTTTCCGCAAGCTGACCATTGACCGGATCAAAGCGCAGGGCGGAAGTGACGCTCTGGCCCAGCGTGAAGCGGCCACGGAAACCGCAGCGGCACTGGGCTTTATTTCAGCCATTGGCGCGATAGGCGGGTTCTTTATTCCGAAGGCGTTCGGGACATCACTGGAAATGACCGGCTCACCGGCCGGGGCGATGAAAATCTTCCTGATCTTTTACATTGCCTGTGTGGCGATCACCTGGCTGGTGTATGGCCGCAAGGCACACAAGTAA